AAAGATTTTAGAGAACACCTTAAAAATCACGATTGGACACAATATCAAGACCAACTAGTCGCTATTAATTGCAGTACAGATGCTATTGTTCCAGCTTGGGCTTCTATTTTAGTGTCAATACAATTAGCACCATTTGCTAAGAAAATAATCAATGGTAGTCTAGAAGATTTGGATGTAGCTTTGTATGAAGAACTACTTCCAAAAATTGATTACTCCGTATATAATAACAAGCCTGTTATTATAAAAGGATGTTCCAGAAAACCGGTACCAATGCGAGCGTATATCATTGCTGCAAACTTTTTACAACTTGTTGCACGAAGTATTATGTATGGAGAAGCTTGTTCAGCTGTTCCCTTATTTAAAGCTAAAAAATAATTATAAATACCTTTTCACAATATGAAAAAGATACTATTTGTATTCGTCTTACTAATGGCTATACTTTCTGTACATGCACAGGAAACAGCACAAGATACCGTTAAACACTGGACCAAAAAAGGAAATATTTCTTTGCTTTTTAACCAATCCTCTTATAACAAACAATGGCTAGGTGGCGGAACCTCAAATGTTGCAGGGAATTTTGGATTAAACTACGATTTCAATTATAAAAATGAAGATGTTGTTTGGGACAATAAATTTATTTTGGCTTATGGTTTAAGTAAAATAAAAGGAGATAACAAAACAGCCAAAACAGACGACCGCCTAGAGCTCAACTCATTATGGGGTAAAAAAGCATCTGGACAATGGTACTACTCTGTTTATTTTAATTTTAAGTCTCAAATGGATACGGGATTAGATAAGAATGACATGAAAATTTCACATTTTTTCTCTCCCGCTTATTTCCAGTTTGGACCAGGGATGTTATGGAAAAAGAGTAATAATTTAAGTGTGAATTTTGCTCCAGCTGCAGCCAAATTAATAGTTGTTCACGATCATTTTACTGAATTTGGACCGTCTTACGGAGTATTGCAAGGGGACAACACTAGATTTGAATTTGGAGCCAGCATATCTGCTTATTATAAGTTTAGCGTGATGGCTAACGTATCTATTGAGAATCGGTTGAATTTATATTCTAATTATTTAGATGCACCACAAAATGTAGATGTAGATTACCAAATGAATGTGGTCATGAGAATCAACAAATACCTTTCGGCTAATGTTGCTTTACAAGCCATTTATGATGACAACTCAGTACAAGCTGTACAAGTAAAAGAACTTTTTGGACTAGGTGTGAACTACGGTTTCTAATCCGTTATATTAATACAAGAAGCGCCCTTTTGATGAATTTCAAAAGGGCGTTTTTATTTATCTTTGATCCTAAAAGCAAAATAGAATGAAAACTATATTAGGAATTGTTACGTTTTTAATTTTAATGGGTTGCCAATCAGATAAAGCTAATGATTTTAAATTTTATCAGGCTGTAAAAGGCAAGGATACTGCACTACTAAAGTTAGCGCAATACGATAACAAATTTTATGGTCAATTAGAAATACGATACGGCGGTGTAGGCAAAGAATCTGGGGAAGTACGAGGTGAGAAAAAAGGAGATACTCTCAAAGGAAAATTTGATTATAGAACATATGGAGGAAGCAAGAAATGGGCACCATTTGTATTGCTAAAGCGAGGGGAAACTTTCAAAATGGGAAGCGGAGTTGCCACTACTTTTATGAACATTCCTCTATTTATTGATGGGACTTTAAAATTTGAGGACTCCGATTTTCAATTTAAACCTATTGATAGTGAATCAGCTAAGAAATTAGGTTTGGTGAAGGAATAAATTATACTAATTTCAAATCTTTAAGTTTTCTTTTTTTAATGAGTCACGTTGCAAATCCTTCAATTTGTTTCTAAAAGTAAGTAGGCGAAGCTCCTAGCAAACGAGAATTAGAGAAAATGTTTTTTATTAATTATTGTAATAATAGTTTTTTCCACCTTCTTGAACTTCTATTTTAACGATTTGGTCAAAAGGTATAACATTTGTTAACCCCGGCAAAAATCTTGATTTGCCTCCTTTTAGCGTGTCATTTTCCAACATAACCGTATCAAAATAAAAGTTTTTTCTTTTCCCGTTAAGTAATGTTACTCTCATTTCGAGCGAAGGAGAATTTTGTATAAAAACTAATTTTCCATTCTTGTTTAACACATTTAAATACTTAATATCGTTTGATAAATATTTGAAATTTTTATAAAAAAGAGGATTGTTTGTTTTAACTTCTTTCATTCCGTTAACATCCGTTTTTGTAAATTGACTTTTGAAACTTTCTGGTGTAATTGTATATGTTTTACAAGAGATCATCAACGATATAATTCCACATCCGATTAATTTTAATTTCATTTCTATTCGTTATTTTTTTATATTCCTGACAACTTATAATTTAGCTCTGACAACCGTCCTACTTTGTTTATTCTCAAATATATTGCTTTTTTCTTACAAATTGTCCAGAAAACCACATACACCATGAATTCCAAAGTCTCGCATGAAGGATGGTACTGGAAATCCTTTTATGTAACGCAGTGAAATAAAAGATTACTTCACTTAGTATATATTTTTTATAGGTGTTCAGTGAACTTTGTTTGTAACGTACAGCCCGACCCTGATGCTAAGGACTGGAAGCTGGGGCATGCCCAAAAAAAATCCCTAATGAAAATTCAAAAGGGATTTGTGTAATTTATATTTTGGAGAAAATTATTCGGTTTCTTCCTCGTCTTTGTCTTCTTTTTCTATCGCGTCTTTGTAATCTGGATATAAAAACTTGTTGTACGGGAAGCGGGTAATGTGAATGTGTCTTACTGCTTCGTACACGCGTTCTCTAAACTCTTCGAAATTCTCTTTGTTAGTCGCCGAAATGAATAACGCATTTTCCTCGCCTACTCGACTCATCCAAGTCGATTTCCACTCTTCGAGTGTGTAATGTCTTGGCGTTTTTTCGGTCATTAAATCATCGTCATCAATAGTCAAATGTTTATAAGCATCTATTTTATTGAAAACCATGATTACAGGTTTGTCATTGGCTTTGATGTCTTGCAAAGTTTGATTCACGGAGGCAATATGATCTTCGAACTCGGGATGCGAAATATCAACTACGTGCAATAACAAATCAGCTTCACGAACCTCATCCAGCGTACTTTTGAAAGAATCAACTAGCATAGTAGGCAATTTACGGATGAATCCCACAGTGTCTGACAATAGGAACGGTAGGTTTTTAATCACCACTTTACGAACAGTTGTGTCTAGAGTTGCAAACAATTTGTTTTCGACAAACACATCGCTTTTCCCTACGGCATTCATCAAGGTTGATTTACCCACATTCGTATATCCCACCAAAGCGACACGCACCATAGAACCACGATTGCCTCGTTGGGTTCCCATTTGTTTGTCGATTGCCTTGATTTTATCTTTCAATAAGGCGATTCTATCACGTACAATACGTCTGTCAGTCTCAATCTCAGTTTCTCCAGGTCCACGCATTCCAATTCCACCCTTTTGACGTTCCAAATGCGTCCAAAGTCCGGATAATCTTGGCAACATATAAATGCATTGTGCTAATTCTACTTGGGTTCTTGCATACGAAGTTTCGGCACGTTGTGCAAAAATGTCTAGGATAAGGTGTGTTCTATCCAGTATTTTACATTCGGTAATTATTTTTGAAATATTTTTTTGCTGTGAAGGCGTTAACTCATCATCAAAAATCAAGGTCGAAATATCATTCTCTTTTACATACGAATGAATCTCTTCGATCTTCCCTGTACCCATAAAAGTTTTGGGATTAGGGCGTTCCATTTTTTGAGAAAAACGTTTTACTACCTGTCCGCCTGCGGTAAATGTTAAAAACTCTAATTCGTCAAGATATTCATTGAGCTTCTCTTCACTTTGATTTTGAGTTACAATACCAACAATGGCTGTTTTTTCGAAATTTAATACTTCTTTTTCTAACATATCTTTGAATAAGCTACAAATTTAATCATTTGTGAGGGACTTATTAAATTTATATGTTCTTTATAAGTAAAAGGCGTGAAAATCATTTTAATCTGCTAGATCTGTGGGCTCAAATCCTTACACAATAAAAAATTTAAACCATATAAGGCATATAAGCTCATTGAAGATATGTACTGCAGATGCTCTGTGTCTATTGGCACGCAGAACGCATATTTAATTATTTTCCTAAAACTTATATGACCTTATATGCCTTATATGGTTCAAAAAAAACTTAAACCTCAAAAACTTATATGACTTATATGTTTAAAAAACACCTACTAACTTATTTTATTTATTTTTACACAAATTAAATCCCAATTGAATGAGTCGGTTTTTGACATTGTTTATTGTTTTACTCTTTCCTGTACTCCTTATTGGTCAAAATAATTTTGATTCTTTATTGGGTGAGTTGGATAAAACTGTAGACAATTACCAACAATATTCGGATAAAAAAGAAGAAAAAATAAACAAGCTGAAAGAGTTGTTAGAATACACTTCAACCAATCTTCAAAAATATGAAATTGGTCAAAAATTATTCGAAGAATACAAACTCTATCAGTCGGATTCAGCACTAGCATACGCCAGAAAAAATTTTCAAATAGCTAGTACGCTAAAAGATATACCCAAAATTAATTCGGCTAACTTAAACTTAGCTTCCATCATGGGAACCTTAGGTATGTACAAGGAAGCCACAGATGTTCTCCATAAAATTGACCTCAAATCCCTAGCCAATCTTAAAAGTGATTTTTACCGTGTTAGTACTACTATTTATGGCTCTATGTCAGATTATGCGGCATCGCCTCAGGAAAAAAAGAAATATGATGTATTAACACAGCGGTATAGAGATTCCACCATGCTGTCCTACCCATCTCAATCCAGTTTAAAATTTATTGACCAAGCCAGCAAACTCATCGAACAACAAAAATTCGATCAAACCTTAACCCTATTGCTAAAGCATTTTCCAGAAATTGCGAAAGATAATCCTGAGCAAGCTGTTGTGGCGTATCTCATTTCACAATCCTACCATGGAAAAAAAGAGACTGAACAAGAAAAAAAATGGTTGGCTATCTCGGCAATTTCCGACTTGCAGTTGGCCAAAAAAGAATATATTTCGCTACGTTCCTTAGCCTTTTTATTATACGAAGAAGGCGATATTGACCGCTCTTATAAATACATGAAGCGTTCCTTGGAAGATGCTGTTTTTTGTAATGCGCGTTTGAGAACCTACGAGATTTCTAAGATGATGCCCATTATTAATGAAGCGTATCAAAAGCAAAATGAAACCAACCGTTTCCAGTTAATCCTGTTTTTAATAAGTGCCAGTATTCTCTCTCTATTTTTAATGACGGCTTTGTTCCTTCTTTTCAAACAAATGAAACGATTGTCTACTGCCAAACAGGAAATCAGTTTGGCTAACAATCAACTTTCGGAATTGAATAAAGAATTATCCGTTTTTAATGAGAAATTGAACGAAACCAATAACGCCCTTTCTGAAACCAATTTGGTAAAAGAAATTTACATTGGTCGTTATATGGATCAATGTTCGGACTATATAGGCAAACTAGAAGGGTACCGCCGTAAATTGAACTTGATGGCAACCACGGGGAAAATGAACGATTTAGTAAGTGCCGTGAAGTCAAAAGATTTTATTGAAAACGAACTCGCTACGTTTTATACTAATTTTGACCAGACCTTTTTACAGCTTTTTCCCAATTTTATCAAAGAATTTTCGGCTTTGCTAATTGATGATGAAGCAACACAATTGAAAGACGGGGAATTATTAAATACCGAATTAAGAATCTTCGCCTTGATCCGATTGGGAATAAAAGACAGTGCCAAAATTGCTGTTTTTTTACGTTATTCGGTATCCACAATTTATAATTATCGTTCCCAACTTAAAAATAAAGCGGCAGGTCCTCGTGAGGAATTTGAAACCAAAGTAATGCAAATTGGCACAAATATAAAATCATAAAATTCTTTTTTGAAAGTCTGTTTCTGTATAAATCAAGCCTAAATGACTTTTTTATGTTCTAAAGTCACCACTTTTTTAGATTCTTTATTTTTTCTAAGTGTCTGATATAATAATATTTATGATTTTATTTTTGCTTTTTAATCTACTTTTTTAAAATCGAAAAAATCTAACGAGTATAAAGAGCTTAATTTTACTTTTCAGAAATTTCAAAGACAAATAGTATAGTGTTGCCTTTTAAATAAATCGTTTGCGGAAAACTGTATTTGAGAAAATAATATTCACGCTTTTAGATTTAGAAGGAAGTCCTATAAAAGCACTTTCAAATTTCGAACAAATTAAAAACCAAAAATTAACTAGTAATTTATATTAAATAAAATGAAGCATTCTCTTTTTTCGCTACTTTTCACGTTAGCATTTTTCAGCAACGTTTCGGCACAACAATTAAAATCACCCAATCAAAAATTCCAAATGGAGTTTTCATTGCTTAGTGATGGTACTCCAAGTTACAGTTTGAACTACAAAGGAAAAGTAGTTGTAAAACCAAGTAAACTAGGTCTGGAATTAAAAAATGACAAAAAATCGTTACTAAATGATTTCACGACAATCGATACACAAATAAGTACTTTTGATGAAACTTGGAAACCAGTTTGGGGTGAAGAAGATCAAATTCGCAATCATTATAACGAATTGGCTGTTACCTTAAATCAAAACGGAACTGACAGACAAATCGTAATTCGTTTCCGTTTGTTTGATGATGGGTTGGGTTTTCGTTATGAATTCCCTGCTCAAAAAAACCTGACTTATTTTATAATCAAGGAAGAAAGAACCCAGTTTGCTATGACAGGCGATCATACTGCTTTTTGGATTCCAGGAGATTATGACACACAAGAATACGATTATACTACCTCAAAATTATCAGAAATTAGAGGGTTAACCGAAAAAGCAAAAACAGACAACGTTTCACAAACATCATTTTCTCCAACAGGAGTTCAAACTTCATTGATGTTGAAAACGAATGATGGAATCTACATCAATTTACACGAAGCAGCATTAATCAACTATTCTTGCATGCACTTGAATCTAGATGATAAAAACATGGTCTTTGAATCGTGGTTGACTCCTAGCGCCAATGGTGATAAAGGAAACATGCAAGCACCACAAACTTCGCCTTGGCGTACGATAATCGTGAGTGACGATGCTCGAGATATTCTAGCTTCAAAAATGACTTTGAACTTGAATGATCCTTGCAAAATTGAAGATACTTCATGGATCAAACCAGTTAAATACGTTGGAGTTTGGTGGGAAATGATTACTGGAAAAAGTTCTTGGTCTTACACTAATGAATTTCCATCAGTGCAATTAGGGATTACAGATTACTCAAAAGCAAAACCAAATGGAACTCACGGAGCGACTACTACTAATGTGAAAAAATACATTGATTTTGCTGCTGCAAATGGTTTTGGCGGTGTTTTAGTGGAAGGATGGAATATCGGTTGGGAAGATTGGTTTGGTCATGCCAAAGATTACGTTTTTGACTTTGTAACGCCTTATCCAGATTTTGATGTCAAAGGAATTCACGCTTACGCAAAAGCAAAAGGGGTAAAAATGATTATGCATCATGAAACTTCCGGATCTGTTCGTAACTACGAGCGTCATATGGATCAGGCATATCAGTTTATGAAAGACAACGGATATGATGCTGTAAAAAGTGGTTATGTAGGTGATATTTTACCAAAAGGAGAAAATCATTACGACCAATGGACGGTGAACCATTATCAATATGCCATCGAAAAAGCGGCCAAATATAAAATTATGGTTAATGCTCACGAAGCGGTTCGTCCTACTGGAATTTGCAGAACGTATCCCAACTTAATTGGTAACGAAGCAGCAAGAGGAACTGAATACCAATCTTTTGGTGGGTCTAAACCAAACCACGTAACAGTATTGCCATTTACTCGTTTAATAGGTGGACCAATGGATTATACTCCGGGAATATTTGAAATGGATTTATCAAAATTAAACCCTGACAATCATTCGCATGTAAACAGTACTCTTGCTAACCAATTGGCTTTGTATGTAACCATGTACAGTCCGTTACAAATGGCAGCTGATTTACCGGAGAACTACAATCGTTTTGCTGATGCATTTCAATTCATTAAAGATGTAGCAATCGATTGGACGGTAAGTAACTACTTAGAAGCAGAGCCGGGACAATACATTACTGTTGCTCGAAAAGCAAAAGGAACTAACAACTGGTTTGTAGGAAATGTAAATGGAGAAACGCCACGTACTTCAAACATAAAATTTGACTTCTTAGAAAAAGGAAAAAAATATATTGCTACCATTTATGCTGATGCAAAAGACGCTCATTATAAAACAAATCCTCAAGCGTATACGATTCGTAAAATGACGGTAACTAGCAAATCAAAATTAGCACAGTTATCTGCTCCAGGTGGAGGTTATGCGATTAGCCTTATTGAAATCAAATAATAATTGATTACTACAAATACAAAAAGGCTGTCCAATTGGTCAGCCTTTTTTATTAATAACACTTTCTAAATCAACTTTTTATATCAACTTAATAAAAAAGAACTAAATAACCAAAAAATGAAATCAGTCTATTCAAAATTCGTTGTCCTTTTTGTACTTTGCTGTGTATTGTTAGTA
The Flavobacterium sp. WC2421 genome window above contains:
- a CDS encoding DUF2480 family protein codes for the protein MEEIINKVANSVLEVFDLENYYPKGIRTQIDISQWLLEGFLLKEKDFREHLKNHDWTQYQDQLVAINCSTDAIVPAWASILVSIQLAPFAKKIINGSLEDLDVALYEELLPKIDYSVYNNKPVIIKGCSRKPVPMRAYIIAANFLQLVARSIMYGEACSAVPLFKAKK
- the hflX gene encoding GTPase HflX, whose amino-acid sequence is MLEKEVLNFEKTAIVGIVTQNQSEEKLNEYLDELEFLTFTAGGQVVKRFSQKMERPNPKTFMGTGKIEEIHSYVKENDISTLIFDDELTPSQQKNISKIITECKILDRTHLILDIFAQRAETSYARTQVELAQCIYMLPRLSGLWTHLERQKGGIGMRGPGETEIETDRRIVRDRIALLKDKIKAIDKQMGTQRGNRGSMVRVALVGYTNVGKSTLMNAVGKSDVFVENKLFATLDTTVRKVVIKNLPFLLSDTVGFIRKLPTMLVDSFKSTLDEVREADLLLHVVDISHPEFEDHIASVNQTLQDIKANDKPVIMVFNKIDAYKHLTIDDDDLMTEKTPRHYTLEEWKSTWMSRVGEENALFISATNKENFEEFRERVYEAVRHIHITRFPYNKFLYPDYKDAIEKEDKDEEETE
- a CDS encoding glycoside hydrolase family 97 protein, encoding MKHSLFSLLFTLAFFSNVSAQQLKSPNQKFQMEFSLLSDGTPSYSLNYKGKVVVKPSKLGLELKNDKKSLLNDFTTIDTQISTFDETWKPVWGEEDQIRNHYNELAVTLNQNGTDRQIVIRFRLFDDGLGFRYEFPAQKNLTYFIIKEERTQFAMTGDHTAFWIPGDYDTQEYDYTTSKLSEIRGLTEKAKTDNVSQTSFSPTGVQTSLMLKTNDGIYINLHEAALINYSCMHLNLDDKNMVFESWLTPSANGDKGNMQAPQTSPWRTIIVSDDARDILASKMTLNLNDPCKIEDTSWIKPVKYVGVWWEMITGKSSWSYTNEFPSVQLGITDYSKAKPNGTHGATTTNVKKYIDFAAANGFGGVLVEGWNIGWEDWFGHAKDYVFDFVTPYPDFDVKGIHAYAKAKGVKMIMHHETSGSVRNYERHMDQAYQFMKDNGYDAVKSGYVGDILPKGENHYDQWTVNHYQYAIEKAAKYKIMVNAHEAVRPTGICRTYPNLIGNEAARGTEYQSFGGSKPNHVTVLPFTRLIGGPMDYTPGIFEMDLSKLNPDNHSHVNSTLANQLALYVTMYSPLQMAADLPENYNRFADAFQFIKDVAIDWTVSNYLEAEPGQYITVARKAKGTNNWFVGNVNGETPRTSNIKFDFLEKGKKYIATIYADAKDAHYKTNPQAYTIRKMTVTSKSKLAQLSAPGGGYAISLIEIK
- a CDS encoding DUF6377 domain-containing protein codes for the protein MSRFLTLFIVLLFPVLLIGQNNFDSLLGELDKTVDNYQQYSDKKEEKINKLKELLEYTSTNLQKYEIGQKLFEEYKLYQSDSALAYARKNFQIASTLKDIPKINSANLNLASIMGTLGMYKEATDVLHKIDLKSLANLKSDFYRVSTTIYGSMSDYAASPQEKKKYDVLTQRYRDSTMLSYPSQSSLKFIDQASKLIEQQKFDQTLTLLLKHFPEIAKDNPEQAVVAYLISQSYHGKKETEQEKKWLAISAISDLQLAKKEYISLRSLAFLLYEEGDIDRSYKYMKRSLEDAVFCNARLRTYEISKMMPIINEAYQKQNETNRFQLILFLISASILSLFLMTALFLLFKQMKRLSTAKQEISLANNQLSELNKELSVFNEKLNETNNALSETNLVKEIYIGRYMDQCSDYIGKLEGYRRKLNLMATTGKMNDLVSAVKSKDFIENELATFYTNFDQTFLQLFPNFIKEFSALLIDDEATQLKDGELLNTELRIFALIRLGIKDSAKIAVFLRYSVSTIYNYRSQLKNKAAGPREEFETKVMQIGTNIKS
- a CDS encoding DUF3078 domain-containing protein is translated as MKKILFVFVLLMAILSVHAQETAQDTVKHWTKKGNISLLFNQSSYNKQWLGGGTSNVAGNFGLNYDFNYKNEDVVWDNKFILAYGLSKIKGDNKTAKTDDRLELNSLWGKKASGQWYYSVYFNFKSQMDTGLDKNDMKISHFFSPAYFQFGPGMLWKKSNNLSVNFAPAAAKLIVVHDHFTEFGPSYGVLQGDNTRFEFGASISAYYKFSVMANVSIENRLNLYSNYLDAPQNVDVDYQMNVVMRINKYLSANVALQAIYDDNSVQAVQVKELFGLGVNYGF